The sequence NNNNNNNNNNNNNNNNNNNNNNNNNNNNNNNNNNNNNNNNNNNNNNNNNNNNNNNNNNNNNNNNNNNNNNNNNNNNNNNNNNNNNNNNNNNNNNNNNNNNNNNNNNNNNNNNNNNNNNNNNNNNNNNNNNNNNNNNNNNNNNNNNNNNNNNNNNNNNNNNNNNNNNNNNNNNNNNNNNNNNNNNNNNNNNNNNNNNNNNNNNNNNNNNNNNNNNNNNNNNNNNNNNNNNNNNNNNNNNNNNNNNNNNNNNNNNNNNNNNNNNNNNNNNNNNNNNNNNNNNNNNNNNNNNNNNNNNNNNNNNNNNNNNNNNNNNNNNNNNNNNNNNNNNNNNNNNNNNNNNNNNNNNNNNNNNNNNNNNNNNNNNNNNNNNNNNNNNNNNNNNNNNNNNNNNNNNNNNNNNNNNNNNNNNNNNNNNNNNNNNNNNNNNNNNNNNNNNNNNNNNNNNNNNNNNNNNNNNNNNNNNNNNNNNNNNNNNNNNNNNNNNNNNNNNNNNNNNNNNNNNNNNNNNNNNNNNNNNNNNNNNNNNNNNNNNNNNNNNNNNNNNNNNNNNNNNNNNNNNNNNNNNNNNNNNNNNNNNNNNNNNNNNNNNNNNNNNNNNNNNNNNNNNNNNNNNNNNNNNNNNNNNNNNNNNNNNNNNNNNNNNNNNNNNNNNNNNNNNNNNNNNNNNNNNNNNNNNNNNNNNNNNNNNNNNNNNNNNNNNNNNNNNNNNNNNNNNNNNNNNNNNNNNNNNNNNNNNNNNNNNNNNNNNNNNNNNNNNNNNNNNNNNNNNNNNNNNNNNNNNNNNNNNNNNNNNNNNNNNNNNNNNNNNNNNNNNNNNNNNNNNNNNNNNNNNNNNNNNNNNNNNNNNNNNNNNNNNNNNNNNNNNNNNNNNNNNNNNNNNNNNNNNNNNNNNNNNNNNNNNNNNNNNNNNNNNNNNNNNNNNNNNNNNNNNNNNNNNNNNNNNNNNNNNNNNNNNNNNNNNNNNNNNNNNNNNNNNNNNNNNNNNNNNNNNNNNNNNNNNNNNNNNNNNNNNNNNNNNNNNNNNNNNNNNNNNNNNNNNNNNNNNNNNNNNNNNNNNNNNNNNNNNNNNNNNNNNNNNNNNNNNNNNNNNNNNNNNNNNNNNNNNNNNNNNNNNNNNNNNNNNNNNNNNNNNNNNNNNNNNNNNNNNNNNNNNNNNNNNNNNNNNNNNNNNNNNNNNNNNNNNNNNNNNNNNNNNNNNNNNNNNNNNNNNNNNNNNNNNNNNNNNNNNNNNNNNNNNNNNNNNNNNNNNNNNNNNNNNNNNNNNNNNNNNNNNNNNNNNNNNNNNNNNNNNNNNNNNNNNNNNNNNNNNNNNNNNNNNNNNNNNNNNNNNNNNNNNNNNNNNNNNNNNNNNNNNNNNNNNNNNNNNNNNNNNNNNNNNNNNNNNNNNNNNNNNNNNNNNNNNNNNNNNNNNNNNNNNNNNNNNNNNNNNNNNNNNNNNNNNNNNNNNNNNNNNNNNNNNNNNNNNNNNNNNNNNNNNNNNNNNNNNNNNNNNNNNNNNNNNNNNNNNNNNNNNNNNNNNNNNNNNNNNNNNNNNNNNNNNNNNNNNNNNNNNNNNNNNNNNNNNNNNNNNNNNNNNNNNNNNNNNNNNNNNNNNNNNNNNNNNNNNNNNNNNNNNNNNNNNNNNNNNNNNNNNNNNNNNNNNNNNNNNNNNNNNNNNNNNNNNNNNNNNNNNNNNNNNNNNNNNNNNNNNNNNNNNNNNNNNNNNNNNNNNNNNNNNNNNNNNNNNNNNNNNNNNNNNNNNNNNNNNNNNNNNNNNNNNNNNNNNNNNNNNNNNNNNNNNNNNNNNNNNNNNNNNNNNNNNNNNNNNNNNNNNNNNNNNNNNNNNNNNNNNNNNNNNNNNNNNNNNNNNNNNNNNNNNNNNNNNNNNNNNNNNNNNNNNNNNNNNNNNNNNNNNNNNNNNNNNNNNNNNNNNNNNNNNNNNNNNNNNNNNNNNNNNNNNNNNNNNNNNNNNNNNNNNNNNNNNNNNNNNNNNNNNNNNNNNNNNNNNNNNNNNNNNNNNNNNNNNNNNNNNNNNNNNNNNNNNNNNNNNNNNNNNNNNNNNNNNNNNNNNNNNNNNNNNNNNNNNNNNNNNNNNNNNNNNNNNNNNNNNNNNNNNNNNNNNNNNNNNNNNNNNNNNNNNNNNNNNNNNNNNNNNNNNNNNNNNNNNNNNNNNNNNNNNNNNNNNNNNNNNNNNNNNNNNNNNNNNNNNNNNNNNNNNNNNNNNNNNNNNNNNNNNNNNNNNNNNNNNNNNNNNNNNNNNNNNNNNNNNNNNNNNNNNNNNNNNNNNNNNNNNNNNNNNNNNNNNNNNNNNNNNNNNNNNNNNNNNNNNNNNNNNNNNNNNNNNNNNNNNNNNNNNNNNNNNNNNNNNNNNNNNNNNNNNNNNNNNNNNNNNNNNNNNNNNNNNNNNNNNNNNNNNNNNNNNNNNNNNNNNNNNNNNNNNNNNNNNNNNNNNNNNNNNNNNNNNNNNNNNNNNNNNNNNNNNNNNNNNNNNNNNNNNNTAATTAACCCGTAACTAGATTAATTGTCTCAACTCTCCAACACTAACCAGATTCAAACAACAAACTAACTATTACTATCGAACTATCTTTGCAAAAAGatgaaaaaccaaaattgtaaatcgaattagattttattttgtgttcaGAGATATACTATCGTGGGATCATGCGTCGTGTGGAAATTTGCATAGAGGACCAcatgatttgaatattttagtatttaaaatttgtaataatgagaaaacaaattttttaaaagagtgGAATTAGAAAGATAATGATTAGGGGGGATAGGGTGTATGGGTTGGACGGACCTACGGAGGTTTACTACATGACACCGAACCTGAACTACCTGTGATTGTGCTCTGTTCTATACTTACACATTTTGGAccatctcctctctctctcttttttttgtctcttgcATACTAGAATACTTGTAATTAACTTTCACATTGTCTAATATAATCCGATCCGATGAATTCCACTTTATTTGAATTCATGCATAACCAATCACAGGTTTCTTTATAAAGAAttcgatttatttttattatattaagaaGTAAGTAAGGTTTGCCTcgtttattttagttttgaatggTTGTTAGCAATTATTTATTGTAATTACATGACCAtagttatataattttgaataatccAACTTGCAAAATTTGATCAAATGTGTCGGCTGTGTGACTACGTACTTGTTTTTGTCAGCTTTGAAAATTGGTATTTATAAAAAGAGTATGtacgttttcttctttaaaaaatcACGTTTAGAGATGGAGACTCCGTTTGattcaaaaatttgattcaaaatgTTCCATTTCCCGAGGTAACAAAACGTTGGTTTATGTCACATTtgataattttggattttggtgatCGAGAGGGTATTTAGGAGAAACTAAAGTATATGGTCAGAAAgctacaaaaaagaagaagtttaaaTTCAAACTAAAGAGTTCTTTATAAGCTAATAATATAGTCTATTCTATACTATAATACTAAGTACTAACAAAGTAACAACTACTGGTAAAGGAGAAAAGTATAAAGACCAACATTGGCTATCTTTCAGTTCAAGCAATTTTGGAGCTAAGCAAAATTCAAATACGTGTAATTAGCAACGAACATTAAATACAACAAATCTGGCTATCTTTCATATCATTATGTATATATGGGATATGTGAAAAAAGCAATTTCATTGTGATCATTTTACATTCACTTGTTTACATAAATCTGggtaaaaataactaaaatacaagtaacacaaaaaaaaatttagagagatTTGAGTTTATGATTGTGATCATTTTTCGTGCTAATCACTTGTTTATGATCATTTTTGTGGTTATATAATTCACAAAATTtgagttttcacttttcagattTAGTCCCATAGTCAAACTGGGACCTATAAAGGTATAGTGGTTTCCCAAAGCCTAATCTttaatatttagttaaaaaGTCAATACATActtagataataataataacccaaaagctttttagttgaaatcattcaaagtttaaattaagataattataataagtttatttattcaaaaaggcTAAAACATAACATAATCTATACttatatttcattaaaacatgaaaaaaggAGTAGCATTGGAAAAGACACAAGAGatactattaattataaagAGAAGCTTTCATCATTAGACATAATCATATAAGTAGTTAGAAGAGTAGttacaaaacagagcaacacataagaagagaagagagattagACTAAAAAATAGGACTAGagggtgaagaaaaaaaaacctaaacataTTTTCGCGGTTATCTCCTAGTTTCTACCtctcagcagcagcagcaaaattagtactatctctctctctctctctctctgaagtCGTGCTTTTTGATgtgaaaggagaagaagaagaagccctTACTTGAATTGAagacagacaaaaaaaaaaaacaattaaattattgaaaaaatccAATGCTTCTGCTCTGCTGGTAAGATCACTTTCCCTAAAATTTTGTTcctgttctcttcttcttcttctcgtctgGTCTCACTCCATCGTCTCCTATCTATTTTCATGGCGGTGAAATTCATGTGAGAGCTTCGctggtgaatttttttttgtagctgtGGTTCTGCGtaatagtaaaattattatttagtatCTCTCTGGCAGTAAGTGATTAATAACAATTGAATATGTCTTAAAATCATCtatacatctctctctctctctctgtatctaTCATCCCTTCGTATTGGTTTATTGCgaaaaaatttccttttttttctttttggttcagTCAAATcgtttttgttctcttcttcttctagtttctgtgtgttttttctttattaaggATTTCGATTTCGAggtttttcatcttcttcctccattgcgattttttgtttcttttgtatattgCAGATGATGAAATTTTGAGGTTGAGAATAGCTTTTTTTAAGTGATTCTTTTGTGGTCTTTGTCTTGATAAAGGTAGAGAATTCCTAAACAgtgtctattttgttttgtgtcagATCCAAAATCAAAGAGGCTGTTTATAGCTTTGACTTGAAGAAATGAGTGATTTGACaacagagaaggaagaagattcaATAAAGTTATTCAATTGATTTGGGGATTAATTGAGAGGATAAGGAATCTATTTGAGGCATCTTTCTTTGGGATCTTGGAGCTGAATCCGTTGGGGTGTGTggacagaagaaaagaaaggatcTTTCTTGGTACTGTGTTCTTTTTTCAGTTTCATGTGATTCATTGGAGaaagtggtaaaaaaaaaaaaaagaagaagcagagagcaGAGGTATTGTCAAAGTCTGTGAGTTTTTTTGTATTCATCTGCAATCAAAAGGTGAGAGAGTCTTTGGTTCTTGTCTTGATTTCCAACTTGGTGGGGGCATTCTCAAAATAATGCAAAGCTAGAAACTTGGTATCTTCCAGAATCTATTCAGCccttttttttatctatctctCCAACAAAGTACAGTTTTCTCTGAggattgtgttcttcttctaaaGAGAAAACACAACAGGGTCAAGAAAATCTCTTTGcattctcctctcttctcttctttctttctggggTATTGTAATCTTCAAATGAGTCGACTTCAGAAGCGAGGGAAGCAGGAAAAGCCTCTTGTATCTGATGGAGCTCAAAAGGTTATTGTGGCTGTTAAAGCCTCTAGGGAGATTCCAAAGACAGCCTTGATTTGGGCTTTGACTCATGTCGTTCAGCCTGGGGATTGCATTACCCTCATTGTTGTTGTCCCTTCTCACAACTCTGGTTTGTACTTTTTCTTGTCGCtgttttgttatcatttttgTTCTGGTCTTGATTGATCCTTTTTCTCATTTGCTTTCTGATGAATGTGTAGGACGAAAGCTTTGGGGTTTCACTAGGAGTTTCCCTATGTTTGCTGGGGATTGTGCAAGTGGCCATCGGAAATCACATTCTGAAGCACTACCTGAGATAAAGAGTGATCTCACTGACACTTGTTCCCAAATGATTCTCCAGCTTCACGATGTATATGATCCCAATAAGGTTGGTTTCTCTAGGCAGGCTTGTTTTACCTATGATGATCCTGTGAAACCATCACATGTTGTTTCTCATgctattttgttgtttgtgttttgcttTGAAGATAAATGTCAAGATTAAGATTGTTTCTGGATCACCCTACGGAGCAGTTGCTTCTGAGTCAAAGAAAGCCCAAGCAAACTGGGTAGTACTGGACAAGTAATAATCTACTCTCATACTAAGAACGTTATATGGGAAGATCTCTTAATGATGGGttaaacaattataatttacTTTCACTAATATGTGCTGTGTGGTTTGTCTTGCAGACACCTCAAGCAGGAAGAGAAACGGTGTATGGATGAATTACAGTGTAACATTGTGGTAATGAAGCGTTCTCAGGCAAAAGTTTTACGCTTAAACTTGGTTGGATCGCCTAAGAAGGATGCTGACAAAGAGTCTCCTTTACCAACTGGACCAGAAGCAGCGTCTGAAAAACAAGCCAAGAACTCAAAAGGACTACCTGTAACTCCTACTAGCAGCCCTGAGCTGGGGACACCATTCACAAGTACAGAAGCGGGGACTTCATCAGTGTCGAGCTCTGATCCGGGAACTTCACCTTTTTTCACACTGGGAATGAACGGATACATGAAGAAGGATGGATCATTGGTTATCAAggaaaatgatgatgattctgGCGCTGAAACGGAGAGTGAAAATCAGTCATTAGCGTCGACGAGTATGAGATTTCAGCCATGGATATCAGAATATATTAGCAACCATCGCCAGTCATCGCAGGAGGCTGAAGATAGCCTATGGAAAAATGATGATAGGGCACAAATTTCCACTACAAAAGCCTTGCTTGAAAAGTTCTCTAAACTTGATGTAGAAGCTGGCTTGTCGTCTAGTCGAAGGATTGATATGGAATTTAGTGGAAGCCTAAGAGATGCAATATCACTCTCTCGAAGTGCTCCCCCTGGTCCTCCTCCTCTCTGTTCTATCTGCCAGCACAAGGCACCAGTATTTGGGAAACCTCCAAGGCTGTTTTCATACGCAGAGTTAGAGCTTGCAACAGGTGGGTTTTCACAGGCTAACTTTTTGGCTGAAGGTGGTTATGGATCTGTTCATCGTGGTGTGCTACCGGAAGGTCAGGTAGTTGCAGTGAAGCAACACAAACTGGCCAGTTCTCAGGGAGATGTAGAGTTTTGCTCCGAAGTGGAAGTTCTCAGCTGTGCTCAGCATAGAAATGTCGTTATGCTAATTGGTTTCTGCATTGAAGACAGCAGACGGCTCCTGGTCTACGAATACATATGCAACGGTTCACTTGATTCCCATCTATATGGTAATGTTCCCTAGAATTTCCCATTTGAACTCTTTGTGGTAGAAAATGTGTTTGCTTAGTGTCAAGCTCTTATCTAGGTCGCCAAAAGGAAACTCTGGAATGGTCAGCACGGCAAAAGATTGCCGTTGGAGCTGCTAGAGGTCTTCGGTATCTTCACGAAGAATGCAGAGTTGGCTGTATTGTCCACCGAGACATGCGTCCGAACAACATCCTCATCACTCATGATAATGAGCCACtggtatgtatataaatattgcTTTGCTCATTCATTGTAACAGCACATGCTTTAAACTGTGTGTCTGTTTACATATGCTTCGTCCTGAGTTTCCTTCATAATGTTATCAGGTTGGAGATTTTGGCCTAGCGAGATGGCAGCCTGATGGAGAACTGGGTGTAGATACACGAGTGATAGGAACGTTCGGGTGAGACATCAACtaaatttatagttttcttcCTTCTACTTGAACAATTTTTCTATTGCTAAAGGAAAGTACTTTGTTGGTGTGTAGCTACTTAGCCCCAGAATATGCTCAAAGTGGGCAAATCACAGAAAAAGCCGATGTCTACTCGTTTGGGGTTGTTCTAGTTGAGCTAGTAACTGGCCGCAAAGCCATTGATATCTCCAGGCCGAAAGGCCAGCAATGCCTCACTGAATGGGTAAGAAATTCATATCTTAATTTTTCAGCAAAGTAATAAGTGATAGAACTGATGATTGTTGTTATCTCAGGCACGTCCGCTACTAGAAGAATATGCGGTAGATGAACTTATCGATCCGAGGCTTGGCAACCATTTTGTAGAAAGTGAGGTCATTTGTATGCTTCATGCAGCTTCATTGTGCATACGGAGAGATCCACTTTTGAGGCCACGCATGTCTCAGGTAATCAAAAGAACCCCTTGAAATCATTTTTTCAGTCTCATTCGGAtcattcaatttaatttttctgaTGATACTAAAAGACATCTGGTCAATAATGAAGGTGTTGCGTATACTGGAAGGAGATATGATAATGGATGGAAACTATGCATCAACACCAGGTTCAGATGCAGGCAACAGAAGCGGGCGGTTCTGGGCGGATCATTACAGTGGTCACGTAACAAATGATGGTTCGGACATGTTCAGTGAAAGGCTTTCTATTGAAACGCCAAGACTAGCtttgagggagagagaaagaagtcaGAGGTTTGAACTAAACCACAACAACAAGCAATACTAAAGATCAAGACAGCTGAGTTACTGTTTTTTATGAAAAGTTTAGTTAATAGGGTATTTTAGTAAGGTCCCCTGTTTTGAGTAATGTTGGTCCAAAGCTGGCAACACagcaattttttgtttgtatagcGGGGTAAGATGCAAAAACAGTTGCTAAATGCCTAAATATGTTTATCAAGGAATTTGAAATTGTTAAAAGCACAAAACAACAAGAGGCCTTTTCTTCTTTCGAATTTGAATTATTGGTTTTGAAGAGTCAACAGAATTGTCCTGCAGAGGAGAGAGAGGAacatgagaaaacaaaacaatgagaaGGCTTTTTTCCTTACTCCCACGGTATCGACATTGGAATTTGGAAGTCTCCAAAATG comes from Camelina sativa cultivar DH55 chromosome 19, Cs, whole genome shotgun sequence and encodes:
- the LOC104765159 gene encoding inactive protein kinase SELMODRAFT_444075-like, coding for MSRLQKRGKQEKPLVSDGAQKVIVAVKASREIPKTALIWALTHVVQPGDCITLIVVVPSHNSGRKLWGFTRSFPMFAGDCASGHRKSHSEALPEIKSDLTDTCSQMILQLHDVYDPNKINVKIKIVSGSPYGAVASESKKAQANWVVLDKHLKQEEKRCMDELQCNIVVMKRSQAKVLRLNLVGSPKKDADKESPLPTGPEAASEKQAKNSKGLPVTPTSSPELGTPFTSTEAGTSSVSSSDPGTSPFFTLGMNGYMKKDGSLVIKENDDDSGAETESENQSLASTSMRFQPWISEYISNHRQSSQEAEDSLWKNDDRAQISTTKALLEKFSKLDVEAGLSSSRRIDMEFSGSLRDAISLSRSAPPGPPPLCSICQHKAPVFGKPPRLFSYAELELATGGFSQANFLAEGGYGSVHRGVLPEGQVVAVKQHKLASSQGDVEFCSEVEVLSCAQHRNVVMLIGFCIEDSRRLLVYEYICNGSLDSHLYGRQKETLEWSARQKIAVGAARGLRYLHEECRVGCIVHRDMRPNNILITHDNEPLVGDFGLARWQPDGELGVDTRVIGTFGYLAPEYAQSGQITEKADVYSFGVVLVELVTGRKAIDISRPKGQQCLTEWARPLLEEYAVDELIDPRLGNHFVESEVICMLHAASLCIRRDPLLRPRMSQVLRILEGDMIMDGNYASTPGSDAGNRSGRFWADHYSGHVTNDGSDMFSERLSIETPRLALRERERSQRFELNHNNKQY